The genomic DNA AGGCCAGGAGGGATTCGAACCCCCAACACGCGGATTTGGAGACCGCTGCTCTACCGTTGGAGCTACTGGCCTAAAGAACACCGGGCTACAACAGCGGACCTAGACCTTACCTTCCTTGTGGACGGTATGCTTGCGCTCGCGGGGGCAGTACTTGCTCAACTCGAGCTTGTCCTGGCTCTTCCGCTTGTTCTTGGTCGTGTAGTAGTTCCGCTCCTTGCAGGTCGTGCACTCGAGCGAAATGATGCTGCGGTTACCCTTGGGCATGGCTTGAACTCGATAAACACGAGGGGAAAGCTGCGCGGAACAGCTTCCCCCCTCGGGGTTGACTCACTGGAGAGGCAGGCACGAGGCCCACCGGCCAATCAGGCGATGATCTCGGCGACGACGCCGGCGCCCACGGTACGACCACCCTCACGCACGGCGAAGCGCAGCTCCTTCTCCATCGCCACCGGGGTGATCAGCTCCACCTCGATCGCGATGTTGTCGCCCGGCATCACCATCTCCACGTTCTCCGGCAGCTTCACCGTTCCCGTCACGTCCGTCGTGCGGAAGTAGAACTGCGGCCGGTAGCCCTTGAAGAACGGCGTGTGACGGCCACCCTCCTCCTTCGACAGCACGTAAATCTGCGCCTTGAACTTCGTGTGCGGCGTGATGCTGCCCGGCTTGGCGATGACCTGGCCGCGCTCGATGTCCTCACGCTTGAGGCCACGCACCAGCGCTCCGATGTTGTCTCCCGCCCGGCCCTCGTCCAGCAGCTTGCGGAACATCTCCACGCCCGTCACCACCGTCTTCTGCGTGGCGCGCAGTCCCACCACTTCCACTTCCTCGCCTACCTTGATGATTCCGCGCTCCACGCGGCCCGTGGCCACCGTTCCGCGGCCCGCGATGGAGAACACGTCCTCCACCGGCATCAGGAAGGGCTTGTCCGTGGCGCGCTGCGGCGTGGGGATGTAGCTGTCCACCGCCTCCATCAGCTTGAGGATCGCCGGCTCGCCAATCTCCGACGTGTCTCCCTCCAGCGCCTTCACCGCGCTGCCCGGCACGATCGGAATCGTGTCCCCGGGGAACTCGTACTTCTTGAGCAGGTCGCGCACTTCCATCTCCACGAGCTCGCGCAGCTCGGGGTCGTCCAGCAGGTCCACCTTGTTCAGGAAGACCACGATGTAGGGCACGCCCACCTGCCTGGCCAGCAGGATGTGCTCACGCGTCTGCGGCATCGGGCCGTCCGCCGCCGACACCACCAGGATCGCGCCGTCCATCTGCGCCGCTCCCGTGATCATGTTCTTCACGTAGTCGGCGTGTCCCGGG from Melittangium boletus DSM 14713 includes the following:
- the rpmG gene encoding 50S ribosomal protein L33; the encoded protein is MPKGNRSIISLECTTCKERNYYTTKNKRKSQDKLELSKYCPRERKHTVHKEGKV
- the tuf gene encoding elongation factor Tu, whose amino-acid sequence is MSKEKFDRSLPHVNIGTIGHVDHGKTSLTAAITKVLAKTGGATFLAYDQIDKAPEERERGITISTAHVEYKTKNRHYAHVDCPGHADYVKNMITGAAQMDGAILVVSAADGPMPQTREHILLARQVGVPYIVVFLNKVDLLDDPELRELVEMEVRDLLKKYEFPGDTIPIVPGSAVKALEGDTSEIGEPAILKLMEAVDSYIPTPQRATDKPFLMPVEDVFSIAGRGTVATGRVERGIIKVGEEVEVVGLRATQKTVVTGVEMFRKLLDEGRAGDNIGALVRGLKREDIERGQVIAKPGSITPHTKFKAQIYVLSKEEGGRHTPFFKGYRPQFYFRTTDVTGTVKLPENVEMVMPGDNIAIEVELITPVAMEKELRFAVREGGRTVGAGVVAEIIA